In one window of Coralliovum pocilloporae DNA:
- a CDS encoding vitamin B12-dependent ribonucleotide reductase, with product MRIERRFTQDGQSPYAELEFRTATSEIRNPDGSVVFRLADIQVPKAWSQVASDILAQKYFRKAGVPARLKKVEENSVPSWLWRSVADEEALADLPEDERYSSEMDARQVFDRLAGTWTYWGWKGGYFDSEADARAFFDEHCYMLATQRVAPNSPQWFNTGLHWAYGIDGPGQGHYYVDPFSGELTRSTSSYEHPQPHACFIQTVDDDLVNDGGIMDLWVREARLFKYGSGTGANFSRLRSEGESLSGGGRSSGLMSFLKIGDRAAGAIKSGGTTRRAAKMVVVDVDHPDIEDYINWKVKEEQKVAALVTGSKVCQKHLQAIMKACVNCTGSGDDCFDPQKNPALKREIKAARRLHVPENYISRVIQFARQGYKDIQFDAYNTDWDSEAYLTVSGQNSNNSIRVTDDFLRAVENGGNWDLVQRTTGKVAKTLNAKELWDSVGHAAWACADPGIQYHTTINDWHTCQTAGEIRASNPCSEYMFLDDTACNLASLNLLQFRKKDGSFDIEAYEHSVRLWTIVLEISVMMAQFPSRAIAERSYQYRTLGLGYANIGGLLMTSGISYDSDAGRALCGALTAVMTGVSYATSAEMAGELGPFPDYERNADSMLRVIRNHRRAAHGETGGYEALNTNPVVLDAANCPDQALVEHARAAWDKALELGEEHGYRNAQATVIAPTGTIGLVMDCDTTGIEPDFALVKFKKLAGGGYFKIINRAVPEALRTLGYTAEEIEDIVSYAVGRGTLKSCNALSHEALKAKGFTDEALKAVEDGLTSAFDIKFAFNRFSLGDAFCTDVLGFDSEQLNDPDFDMLKALGFSKDEIEVANIHVCGAMTLEGAPHLKDEHLPVFDCANPCGRLGKRFLSVASHIQMMAAAQPFISGAISKTINMPNDATIEDCKASYMLSWKLGLKANALYRDGSKLSQPLNAQLLSDDEDEQDEVLDQLQADKPAQARAAVAAERIVEKIVEKVVERPLGDREKMPHRRKGYTQKAVVGGHKVYLRTGEYHDGRLGEIFIDMHKEGAAFRSLMNNFAIAISLGLQYGVPLEEYVDAFTFTRFEPAGLVTGNEAIKNATSILDYVFRELAVSYLSRHDLAHVDPENIGSTAVGAGKDEGKQPTHIVSTGLVRGRTERFRVVDAQEPVGTTTTEQTTATVGNTVTAFKREVETEQQTQTVTVTVTEVEEKTEAVAQQNRAEQITLARMKGYEGENCAECGNFTMVRNGTCLKCDTCGSTSGCS from the coding sequence ATGCGCATAGAGCGGCGCTTCACGCAAGACGGACAGTCACCTTACGCGGAACTTGAATTCCGCACAGCGACCAGCGAGATCCGGAATCCGGATGGATCCGTTGTTTTCCGGCTTGCAGATATTCAGGTTCCAAAAGCCTGGTCACAGGTCGCAAGTGACATTCTTGCCCAGAAATATTTCCGCAAAGCCGGTGTTCCGGCGCGCCTGAAGAAGGTTGAGGAGAACAGTGTTCCGTCCTGGCTGTGGCGTTCTGTTGCCGACGAAGAGGCTTTGGCGGACCTGCCTGAAGACGAGCGTTACAGCTCTGAAATGGATGCCCGCCAGGTTTTTGACCGTCTGGCCGGAACCTGGACCTACTGGGGCTGGAAAGGCGGCTATTTCGACAGCGAAGCTGACGCCCGCGCTTTCTTTGATGAGCATTGCTATATGCTTGCGACACAGCGGGTTGCTCCGAACTCACCGCAGTGGTTCAACACCGGCCTGCACTGGGCTTATGGCATTGATGGACCGGGCCAGGGTCACTATTACGTCGATCCGTTCTCCGGTGAGCTGACCCGCTCTACAAGCTCCTATGAGCACCCGCAGCCGCATGCCTGCTTCATCCAGACCGTTGATGACGATCTGGTCAATGACGGCGGCATCATGGACCTCTGGGTGCGTGAAGCGCGTCTGTTCAAATATGGCTCGGGCACCGGTGCCAACTTCTCCCGCCTGCGCTCTGAAGGTGAAAGCCTGTCCGGCGGCGGACGTTCATCCGGTCTGATGTCCTTCCTCAAGATCGGCGACCGTGCAGCGGGCGCGATCAAGTCCGGCGGCACCACCCGTCGCGCTGCCAAGATGGTGGTCGTCGATGTGGACCATCCGGATATCGAGGACTACATCAACTGGAAGGTCAAGGAAGAGCAGAAGGTTGCCGCCCTGGTCACCGGTTCCAAGGTCTGTCAGAAGCACCTGCAGGCCATCATGAAAGCCTGTGTCAACTGCACAGGGTCTGGCGACGATTGCTTTGACCCGCAGAAAAACCCTGCCCTGAAGCGGGAAATCAAGGCTGCACGGCGCCTGCATGTTCCGGAAAACTATATCAGCCGGGTCATCCAGTTCGCACGTCAGGGCTATAAGGATATCCAGTTCGACGCCTATAATACGGACTGGGATTCTGAAGCTTATCTGACGGTTTCCGGCCAGAACTCAAACAACTCCATCCGCGTTACCGATGACTTCCTCCGGGCTGTCGAGAATGGCGGCAACTGGGATCTGGTTCAGCGGACCACCGGCAAGGTGGCCAAGACGCTGAACGCGAAGGAATTGTGGGACTCCGTTGGCCATGCGGCCTGGGCCTGTGCCGATCCGGGCATCCAGTATCACACCACCATCAATGACTGGCATACCTGCCAGACAGCAGGTGAGATCCGGGCGTCCAACCCATGCTCGGAATACATGTTCCTGGACGATACGGCCTGTAACCTTGCCTCTCTGAACCTGCTTCAGTTCCGCAAGAAAGACGGCAGCTTCGACATTGAGGCTTACGAACATTCCGTTCGCCTCTGGACCATCGTTCTCGAAATCTCTGTGATGATGGCCCAGTTCCCGTCTCGCGCCATTGCCGAGCGCTCCTATCAGTACCGCACACTTGGCCTCGGTTACGCCAATATTGGCGGTCTCCTGATGACGTCAGGCATCAGCTATGATTCAGATGCTGGTCGTGCGTTGTGTGGTGCTTTGACGGCTGTTATGACGGGTGTGTCCTATGCGACATCAGCTGAGATGGCGGGTGAGCTTGGTCCGTTCCCGGATTACGAGCGCAATGCGGACAGCATGCTGCGAGTGATCCGCAACCACCGCCGGGCCGCTCACGGGGAGACCGGGGGCTATGAGGCTCTGAATACCAATCCGGTGGTTCTGGATGCGGCCAACTGCCCGGATCAGGCGCTGGTGGAGCATGCCCGGGCTGCCTGGGACAAGGCGCTGGAGCTTGGCGAGGAGCACGGCTATCGCAACGCCCAGGCCACGGTTATTGCCCCCACCGGCACAATCGGTCTGGTGATGGACTGTGATACCACGGGGATCGAGCCGGACTTTGCGCTGGTGAAGTTTAAGAAGCTGGCCGGTGGCGGCTACTTCAAGATTATCAACCGGGCGGTGCCGGAAGCCCTCAGAACCCTTGGCTACACGGCTGAGGAGATCGAGGACATCGTCTCTTATGCGGTGGGCCGCGGCACGCTGAAGAGCTGCAATGCCCTCAGCCATGAGGCGCTGAAGGCCAAAGGCTTCACCGATGAGGCTCTGAAGGCGGTGGAAGACGGGCTGACCAGCGCGTTCGACATCAAGTTCGCCTTCAACCGCTTCTCTCTTGGTGACGCCTTCTGCACCGATGTGCTGGGCTTTGACAGCGAGCAGCTGAATGATCCCGACTTCGACATGCTGAAGGCGCTCGGCTTCTCGAAAGACGAGATCGAAGTGGCCAACATCCATGTGTGTGGCGCAATGACCCTTGAGGGTGCGCCGCATCTGAAGGATGAGCATCTGCCGGTGTTTGACTGCGCCAATCCGTGCGGTCGTCTGGGCAAGCGGTTCCTGTCTGTCGCGAGCCACATCCAGATGATGGCTGCGGCCCAGCCGTTCATCTCCGGTGCGATCTCGAAGACGATCAACATGCCGAATGATGCGACGATTGAGGATTGCAAGGCGTCCTACATGCTGTCGTGGAAGCTTGGTCTGAAGGCCAATGCCCTGTACCGGGATGGCTCGAAACTGTCCCAGCCTCTGAATGCCCAGCTTTTGTCTGATGATGAGGATGAGCAGGACGAGGTTCTGGATCAGCTTCAGGCTGACAAGCCGGCACAGGCACGTGCTGCCGTTGCGGCTGAGCGGATTGTTGAGAAGATTGTCGAGAAGGTCGTTGAGCGTCCGCTCGGGGATCGTGAGAAGATGCCGCACCGGCGCAAGGGCTATACGCAGAAGGCTGTTGTTGGCGGTCACAAGGTGTATCTCCGGACGGGTGAATATCACGATGGCCGTCTTGGTGAGATCTTCATCGACATGCACAAGGAAGGGGCTGCGTTCCGGTCTCTGATGAACAACTTCGCGATTGCGATCTCGCTTGGTCTTCAGTACGGGGTTCCGCTTGAGGAATATGTGGATGCATTCACGTTCACACGCTTTGAGCCAGCGGGTCTTGTGACGGGCAATGAGGCCATCAAGAACGCCACCTCCATCCTGGATTATGTGTTCCGCGAGCTGGCCGTCTCCTATCTCAGCCGCCACGACCTCGCCCATGTGGACCCCGAAAATATAGGGTCAACCGCTGTCGGTGCCGGAAAGGATGAGGGCAAACAGCCAACTCATATCGTTTCCACGGGCCTCGTACGCGGCCGGACCGAGCGGTTCCGGGTTGTAGACGCGCAGGAACCGGTCGGAACCACAACCACCGAGCAGACCACAGCAACAGTGGGCAATACGGTAACCGCCTTCAAGCGGGAGGTGGAAACCGAGCAGCAGACCCAGACTGTTACAGTGACTGTGACCGAGGTTGAGGAAAAAACCGAGGCCGTAGCCCAGCAGAACAGGGCCGAGCAGATCACCCTTGCCCGCATGAAGGGATATGAAGGTGAGAACTGCGCCGAGTGCGGCAACTTCACCATGGTGCGAAACGGCACCTGCCTGAAGTGCGACACCTGTGGTTCAACAAGCGGCTGCTCATAA
- a CDS encoding response regulator, with protein MIKHAAYGHAPSELDVVMIDSSKQMQTLMRSMLSSAGVRRIRVFDNADVALEAMLSEPPTVILSDWYMKPTSGYQLLKAIRLKQMEPLCFVPAIVISDRVTRPMIEKALRAGAHHCLVKPLSSSTLHRCLTWLANDDREFMLEGSSYVIGGVQDLLAQQRLRQEGLVNARKYYQTLTQSGSAVQNTVDEILHRKEEEERPVVNAATIYKPRFAAVSRQRRSGS; from the coding sequence ATGATTAAGCATGCAGCATACGGACATGCACCATCAGAACTTGATGTTGTGATGATCGATTCATCAAAACAGATGCAGACGCTGATGCGATCGATGCTGTCATCCGCAGGAGTCCGCCGAATTCGGGTCTTTGACAACGCCGATGTCGCGCTGGAAGCGATGCTGAGCGAGCCGCCCACAGTGATTCTCTCGGATTGGTATATGAAGCCCACATCCGGCTATCAGTTGTTGAAAGCGATTCGCCTGAAGCAGATGGAGCCACTGTGTTTCGTACCCGCCATTGTAATCTCCGACAGGGTCACACGACCGATGATCGAAAAGGCGCTTCGGGCCGGCGCACATCACTGTCTGGTAAAGCCGCTCTCGTCATCCACCCTGCACAGGTGCCTGACCTGGCTGGCCAATGATGATCGCGAGTTCATGCTCGAGGGGTCATCCTATGTGATCGGTGGTGTGCAGGACCTCCTGGCTCAGCAGAGACTGCGGCAGGAAGGTCTCGTGAATGCTCGGAAATATTATCAGACACTGACCCAGTCAGGCAGCGCTGTACAGAATACCGTTGATGAGATCCTCCATAGGAAAGAAGAGGAAGAGCGTCCTGTTGTGAATGCCGCGACCATCTATAAGCCGCGCTTTGCGGCGGTCAGCCGTCAGAGACGTTCAGGGTCTTAA
- a CDS encoding NADH:ubiquinone oxidoreductase subunit NDUFA12 produces MKQLLLQIFTWWNGQTMGTRFFTWRKGEFVGKDEFGNTYYRERSGNRRWVIYNGEADASAIPAGWHGWMHHRTDISPADETYTARDWETGHQPNPTGTANAYRPKGSILTSGGAASTPDYDAWSPEN; encoded by the coding sequence ATGAAACAGCTGCTACTTCAGATTTTCACATGGTGGAATGGCCAGACCATGGGAACGCGCTTCTTCACCTGGCGCAAGGGCGAGTTTGTCGGCAAGGACGAGTTTGGTAATACCTATTACCGTGAGCGTAGCGGCAATCGCCGTTGGGTCATATATAATGGTGAAGCAGATGCCAGTGCCATTCCGGCAGGGTGGCATGGCTGGATGCATCACCGCACGGATATCTCTCCGGCGGATGAAACCTATACAGCGCGTGACTGGGAAACCGGGCATCAGCCCAATCCGACGGGAACAGCCAATGCCTATCGTCCGAAAGGCTCTATTCTGACCTCCGGCGGTGCAGCGTCCACGCCTGACTATGATGCCTGGTCTCCGGAAAACTGA
- a CDS encoding class I SAM-dependent methyltransferase, translated as MTQQVWSSESYDRNARFVSELGDGVAEWLAPVAGERILDIGCGDGALTEELSKSGATLVGFEQAPDFAASARARGLTVHEGDAHKLPFSAEFDAVFSNAALHWMLDPQAVADGIAKALKPGGRFVAEFGGHGNVAAIVTAMRAVCRYRQGDEALACPWYFPSPDAYARVLERAGFAVRRITLIPRPTPLPTGMAAWLSVFRQPFFDQFGEGREDALADVLSLLEPNLKDDDGRWTADYVRLRVEAHKK; from the coding sequence ATGACACAGCAGGTTTGGTCATCGGAAAGCTATGACCGGAATGCCCGGTTTGTATCCGAGCTTGGCGATGGTGTTGCGGAATGGCTTGCGCCCGTAGCCGGTGAGCGCATTCTGGATATCGGCTGTGGTGATGGCGCTCTGACCGAGGAACTGTCGAAAAGCGGTGCGACCCTTGTAGGCTTCGAACAGGCACCGGATTTTGCAGCATCAGCGCGAGCTCGCGGGCTGACGGTTCACGAAGGGGATGCACACAAGCTGCCATTTTCAGCCGAGTTTGATGCCGTTTTCTCCAACGCAGCCTTGCACTGGATGCTTGATCCGCAAGCTGTGGCAGATGGGATTGCAAAGGCCCTTAAGCCCGGTGGACGTTTCGTCGCCGAATTTGGCGGTCATGGCAATGTGGCGGCAATCGTCACTGCCATGCGGGCTGTATGCCGTTACAGGCAGGGCGATGAGGCGCTGGCCTGTCCCTGGTATTTCCCGAGCCCTGACGCTTACGCGCGTGTTCTTGAAAGGGCAGGGTTTGCCGTCAGACGCATTACGCTCATTCCAAGACCAACGCCGTTGCCCACGGGTATGGCGGCCTGGCTGAGCGTCTTTCGTCAACCGTTCTTTGATCAGTTCGGCGAAGGGCGGGAGGATGCTTTGGCTGACGTGCTGTCCCTGCTGGAACCGAACCTCAAAGATGACGATGGACGCTGGACGGCAGATTATGTCCGGCTTCGGGTTGAGGCGCACAAGAAATAG
- a CDS encoding DUF2155 domain-containing protein: MMIVIAVGMGFLNPVRGISPAHAEPIENPVAVFKGLDKITGRLITFDVYIDETVQFGALQITPRVCYSRPPTEPSKISSFIEVDELTLNNKIRRIFSGWMFASSPGLNAVEHPVYDVWLANCKMQSDVAPPSE; the protein is encoded by the coding sequence ATGATGATTGTGATAGCCGTGGGTATGGGGTTTCTGAACCCGGTACGGGGGATCAGTCCGGCCCATGCGGAGCCGATTGAAAATCCGGTAGCCGTCTTCAAGGGCCTCGACAAAATCACCGGACGGCTGATTACCTTTGATGTCTATATTGATGAAACCGTACAGTTCGGTGCCTTGCAGATCACGCCGCGTGTCTGCTACTCGCGTCCACCGACAGAACCGTCAAAGATTTCATCTTTCATTGAGGTGGACGAGCTGACGCTCAACAATAAGATCCGCCGGATCTTTTCCGGCTGGATGTTCGCATCAAGCCCAGGTCTCAACGCTGTAGAGCATCCGGTTTATGATGTCTGGCTGGCCAATTGCAAGATGCAGTCAGACGTCGCACCGCCCAGCGAGTGA
- the aat gene encoding leucyl/phenylalanyl-tRNA--protein transferase: protein MSARDDDVVFEVTPHVLLKAYACGVFPMAESVDDPGLFWVEPDNRGLIPLDSFHIPKSLKKTIRQGRFEVRINTAFRAVMEACAEPAPGRQETWINQRILSLYGDLFDMGHCHSVECWQDDRLVGGLYGVSLGAAFFGESMFSRVPDASKVALVHLVARLNKGGYQLLDTQFTTDHLEKFGAISIPKDQYQVLLETALLKPADFHSLGGATSDCILQLASQTS, encoded by the coding sequence TTGAGCGCACGTGACGATGATGTGGTCTTTGAAGTCACACCGCATGTCTTGCTGAAAGCCTATGCATGCGGTGTCTTTCCAATGGCCGAAAGTGTCGATGATCCCGGCCTGTTCTGGGTTGAACCGGACAATCGCGGTCTGATCCCTCTGGACAGCTTTCACATTCCCAAAAGCCTGAAGAAGACCATCCGCCAGGGCCGGTTTGAGGTGCGCATCAATACGGCTTTCCGTGCAGTCATGGAGGCTTGCGCGGAGCCTGCACCCGGGCGTCAGGAAACCTGGATCAATCAGCGCATTCTGTCACTCTATGGTGACCTGTTCGACATGGGGCATTGTCACTCAGTCGAGTGCTGGCAGGATGACCGGCTGGTGGGAGGTCTCTATGGCGTCAGCCTGGGTGCGGCATTCTTCGGAGAAAGCATGTTCTCACGCGTCCCGGATGCCTCAAAAGTGGCGCTTGTCCATCTGGTTGCACGGCTGAACAAAGGTGGATACCAGCTGCTCGACACCCAGTTTACCACCGACCATCTTGAGAAATTCGGCGCAATATCCATCCCGAAGGACCAATATCAGGTTCTGCTGGAAACGGCTCTTCTCAAACCTGCCGATTTTCACTCGCTGGGCGGTGCGACGTCTGACTGCATCTTGCAATTGGCCAGCCAGACATCATAA
- the accC gene encoding acetyl-CoA carboxylase biotin carboxylase subunit, translated as MFSKVLIANRGEIALRILRACKELGIETVAVHSTADAHAMHVRLADESVCIGPPPAGESYLNIPQILAACEITNADAVHPGYGFLSENARFAEILEAHNIGFIGPKSEHIRVMGDKIQAKQTAESLGIPVVPGSDGAVRSLEEARKVAEEIGYPVLIKAAAGGGGRGMKVAENADVLATALSTAKSEAKAAFGDDAMYMEKYLGKPRHIEVQVFGDGKGNAIHLGERDCSLQRRHQKVWEEAPSPALNVEAREKIGKVCADAMAKLGYSGAGTIEFLYENGEFYFIEMNTRLQVEHPVTEAITGIDLVHEQLRIAAGGELSVKQEDIQFEGHAIECRINAEDPRTFMPSPGTITHYHTPGGLGVRVDSGVYQGYKIPPYYDSLIGKLIVHGRSRVDCMMRLRRCLDEFVVDGVNSTLPLFRDLIDHQDIANGAYDIHWLEKYLELD; from the coding sequence ATGTTTTCCAAGGTTCTGATTGCGAACCGGGGTGAGATTGCCCTGCGCATTCTTCGCGCCTGTAAGGAACTCGGTATCGAGACCGTTGCTGTGCATTCAACAGCAGATGCGCATGCCATGCATGTGCGCCTGGCAGATGAGAGTGTCTGTATCGGCCCGCCCCCGGCTGGCGAAAGCTATCTGAATATTCCGCAGATCCTTGCTGCCTGCGAGATCACCAATGCGGATGCGGTTCACCCGGGCTACGGTTTTCTGTCCGAGAATGCGCGCTTTGCCGAAATTCTTGAAGCTCACAATATCGGATTTATCGGGCCCAAATCCGAGCATATCCGTGTAATGGGTGACAAGATCCAGGCCAAGCAGACAGCTGAATCCCTCGGCATTCCGGTTGTTCCCGGCTCAGATGGCGCCGTACGTTCTCTTGAAGAGGCCCGCAAAGTGGCCGAAGAGATCGGCTATCCTGTCCTGATCAAGGCCGCTGCCGGCGGCGGCGGTCGCGGTATGAAAGTGGCCGAAAATGCCGATGTACTGGCAACAGCACTGTCAACTGCCAAGTCTGAAGCCAAGGCGGCTTTCGGCGACGATGCCATGTATATGGAAAAGTATCTTGGCAAGCCGCGTCATATCGAGGTTCAGGTTTTCGGTGATGGCAAGGGCAATGCGATCCATCTTGGAGAGCGTGACTGTTCCCTTCAGCGTCGCCATCAGAAGGTCTGGGAGGAGGCTCCCTCACCTGCTCTGAATGTGGAAGCACGCGAGAAGATCGGCAAAGTCTGTGCCGATGCCATGGCCAAGCTGGGCTACTCGGGCGCTGGAACCATCGAATTCCTGTACGAGAATGGCGAGTTCTATTTCATCGAAATGAACACCCGTCTTCAGGTGGAGCACCCGGTTACAGAGGCTATCACCGGGATTGACCTGGTGCATGAGCAGCTTCGGATTGCTGCCGGTGGAGAGCTGTCCGTCAAGCAGGAAGACATCCAGTTTGAAGGCCATGCGATCGAATGCCGGATCAATGCGGAAGATCCCAGAACCTTCATGCCATCACCGGGCACGATCACCCACTATCATACACCGGGCGGTCTTGGCGTTCGCGTCGATTCAGGTGTTTATCAGGGCTACAAGATCCCACCCTATTATGACAGCCTCATCGGCAAGCTGATCGTTCATGGCAGAAGCCGTGTGGACTGTATGATGCGCCTGCGTCGCTGTCTGGATGAATTCGTGGTGGATGGTGTCAACTCGACCCTGCCATTGTTCCGTGACCTGATTGACCATCAGGATATCGCCAATGGTGCCTATGACATTCACTGGCTCGAAAAATATCTTGAGCTGGACTGA
- the accB gene encoding acetyl-CoA carboxylase biotin carboxyl carrier protein, translating into MSKKTNIDHELVRALANILNDTDLSEIEVEQDDLKIRVARSAPQVISHVAATPQPVAAPVAAAPQAAPVAAAAPAASGSGPDLTNAVRSPMVGTAYRSPEPGAKSFIEVGDTVAQGQTLLIVEAMKTMNQIPSPRAGKVVEILVENGHPVEFDEPLVIIE; encoded by the coding sequence ATGTCAAAGAAAACAAATATCGACCATGAACTGGTTCGGGCGCTTGCAAACATCCTGAACGACACGGATCTGAGCGAGATCGAAGTTGAGCAGGATGATCTGAAAATTCGTGTTGCACGCTCAGCACCTCAGGTAATCAGCCATGTGGCCGCAACCCCGCAGCCTGTCGCAGCACCCGTTGCAGCTGCTCCTCAGGCAGCACCTGTAGCCGCCGCAGCTCCTGCAGCTTCCGGATCAGGCCCTGACCTCACCAATGCGGTCCGCTCTCCTATGGTTGGCACGGCTTACCGTTCACCGGAGCCGGGCGCGAAGTCATTCATCGAGGTTGGTGATACCGTGGCACAGGGTCAGACGCTGCTGATCGTCGAAGCCATGAAGACCATGAACCAGATCCCTTCACCACGTGCCGGTAAAGTGGTCGAAATCCTGGTTGAGAACGGTCATCCGGTAGAGTTCGACGAGCCTTTGGTCATCATCGAATAG